One part of the Truepera radiovictrix DSM 17093 genome encodes these proteins:
- a CDS encoding dTDP-4-dehydrorhamnose 3,5-epimerase family protein has protein sequence MTHTPKDPRPPAPEAAASGATQLSARAQAALTFQVYAPPTEIAGVWLKPLKKHRGDNGAFMEYLRLDEGAAEGLPAPFTVRQLSVSHAQPGRINAFHIHPREPQNELWTVIQGQLKVWLVDLRATSPTEGNKRAFILSGEEPAQLFVPAGVAHGYQAGPEGALLLYTMDQQFNAEHPNEGRLPWDFFGAELWAEDRG, from the coding sequence ATGACCCACACCCCCAAAGACCCCCGCCCACCCGCGCCGGAAGCCGCGGCTTCCGGCGCGACCCAGCTCTCGGCGCGCGCCCAGGCGGCGCTCACCTTCCAGGTCTACGCCCCCCCCACCGAGATCGCGGGGGTGTGGCTCAAACCGCTTAAAAAGCACCGCGGCGACAACGGCGCCTTTATGGAGTACCTGCGCCTCGATGAAGGCGCCGCCGAAGGCCTCCCCGCGCCCTTTACCGTGCGGCAGCTGAGCGTTTCACACGCCCAACCGGGGCGCATCAACGCCTTTCATATCCACCCCCGCGAACCGCAAAACGAGCTCTGGACGGTGATCCAAGGCCAGCTCAAGGTCTGGCTCGTCGACCTGCGCGCAACGTCGCCGACCGAGGGCAACAAGCGCGCCTTTATCCTCTCCGGCGAGGAGCCCGCGCAGCTCTTCGTCCCGGCGGGGGTCGCGCACGGCTACCAGGCGGGGCCGGAGGGGGCGCTGCTGCTCTACACCATGGACCAGCAGTTTAACGCCGAGCACCCCAACGAGGGTCGGCTCCCGTGGGACTTTTTCGGCGCCGAGCTGTGGGCGGAGGATCGCGGCTGA
- a CDS encoding AI-2E family transporter — translation MSRQRTPTAFEVVWQNVWVRATVQLVLLIGVGFLLWYFYRTFSFALQTALIGFIVAYVLHPLVSGMRRLRIGRGLATVIVFFFLILLIVFGTVLLTSVVAELGRFVALIPGALDALGPLLARMSEFVLGWQERLPEFLADRFGTGVDGVNIAQEVETRVLTLFDQATAGLVNVLQATLEQGPAFLLTGATGVVSTTLQAFLILVASAYFLYDFPRITANFKRYVPVRYRPFYEDLGVKADRAVGGYLRGQLLIALVLGIMIYIGLSLAGVPLALALSFFAAIFNLVPYLGPVIGTIPAALLGLTTDTPFTTAILAVVVFVIANQLEGNVLSPLILSKSTNLHPVTVLISITAGLGAFGLVGALFAVPTVALIKVLVEEYVLRRPAYTEDKVRVFPRSVPDAALSPGDTERAESEAAAPEGAAARPRVLRLRRRRKGA, via the coding sequence ATGTCTAGGCAGCGGACGCCGACGGCCTTCGAGGTCGTCTGGCAGAACGTCTGGGTACGCGCGACGGTGCAGCTCGTGCTGCTCATCGGGGTCGGGTTCCTCCTCTGGTACTTTTACCGCACCTTCTCGTTCGCGCTGCAAACGGCGCTCATCGGTTTTATCGTCGCCTACGTGCTGCACCCCTTGGTGAGCGGGATGCGGCGGCTGCGCATCGGCCGCGGCTTGGCGACCGTTATCGTCTTTTTCTTTCTTATCCTGCTGATCGTCTTCGGGACCGTGCTGCTTACCAGCGTGGTCGCCGAGCTCGGCCGCTTCGTCGCGCTCATTCCGGGGGCGCTCGACGCCCTGGGGCCGCTGCTCGCCCGCATGTCGGAGTTCGTGTTGGGGTGGCAGGAGCGCCTGCCGGAGTTTCTCGCCGACCGCTTCGGCACGGGCGTCGATGGGGTCAACATCGCTCAAGAGGTCGAGACGCGCGTCCTGACGCTTTTCGACCAAGCGACGGCGGGGCTCGTCAACGTCCTGCAGGCGACGCTCGAGCAAGGCCCGGCGTTTTTGCTCACCGGCGCGACCGGCGTCGTGTCGACGACCCTGCAGGCATTTTTGATCCTCGTGGCGAGCGCCTACTTCCTCTACGATTTTCCCCGCATCACCGCCAACTTTAAGCGCTACGTACCGGTGCGCTACCGCCCCTTCTACGAAGATCTAGGCGTCAAAGCCGACCGCGCGGTGGGCGGGTACCTGCGCGGCCAGCTGCTCATCGCGCTCGTCTTGGGGATCATGATCTATATCGGCCTGTCGCTCGCCGGGGTGCCGCTCGCGCTCGCCCTCAGCTTTTTCGCCGCCATCTTTAACCTCGTGCCCTACTTGGGGCCGGTGATCGGCACCATCCCGGCCGCGCTTCTGGGGCTAACGACCGACACGCCCTTTACCACGGCCATCTTGGCGGTGGTGGTGTTCGTGATCGCCAATCAGCTCGAGGGCAACGTTTTGTCGCCGCTCATCCTCTCGAAGTCGACGAACTTGCATCCGGTGACGGTGCTCATTTCGATCACCGCCGGGCTCGGCGCGTTCGGTCTGGTGGGGGCGCTTTTCGCGGTGCCGACGGTGGCGCTTATCAAGGTGCTCGTCGAGGAGTACGTGCTGCGCCGCCCCGCCTACACGGAGGACAAGGTGCGCGTCTTTCCGCGCTCGGTGCCAGACGCGGCCCTAAGCCCTGGCGACACCGAGCGCGCCGAAAGCGAGGCTGCCGCGCCGGAGGGGGCGGCCGCGCGCCCCCGGGTGCTGCGTCTACGTCGCCGCAGAAAAGGGGCCTAG
- a CDS encoding isoprenyl transferase — protein sequence MPNDPDGMPGAPAALPRRPEAAPYQKTATAVTLEGVAAPPHHPALHRALSLWKALTAPLYWLYEERLERSVRSGSLPRHIGLIMDGNRRFARSVGLDVTAGHDYGAGKAREVLEWCFELGIPHVTLWGFSTDNRGRAQSEVSHLHSLFARQAKEMVQDPKIHRNRVRVRVIGDIGDFPPEVQAALREVERATEHYDKMQLNVAVGYGGREEIVAAVRNLLRDEAHAHLRPAELAERVSADTIGQHLYTAGVPDPDFIIRTSGEVRLSGFLLWQAAYSEYYFCDAFWPSFRKVDFLRALRSYQARERRFGK from the coding sequence ATGCCCAACGATCCTGACGGGATGCCGGGGGCGCCCGCGGCCCTGCCGCGGCGCCCGGAAGCCGCGCCTTACCAGAAAACCGCGACAGCGGTTACACTAGAGGGCGTGGCCGCCCCGCCGCACCACCCCGCCCTGCACCGCGCGCTTAGCCTTTGGAAGGCGCTGACTGCGCCCCTTTACTGGCTCTACGAAGAGCGGCTCGAGCGCAGCGTCCGCAGCGGCAGCCTGCCGCGTCACATCGGGCTCATCATGGACGGCAACCGCCGCTTCGCCCGCAGCGTCGGCTTAGACGTCACCGCGGGGCACGACTACGGCGCCGGCAAGGCGCGCGAGGTGCTCGAGTGGTGCTTTGAGCTCGGCATCCCGCACGTGACCCTGTGGGGTTTTAGCACCGACAACCGCGGGCGCGCGCAGAGCGAGGTGTCGCACCTGCACAGCCTCTTCGCCAGACAGGCCAAGGAGATGGTGCAAGACCCCAAGATCCACCGCAACCGCGTGCGCGTGCGGGTGATCGGCGACATCGGCGACTTTCCACCGGAGGTCCAGGCGGCGCTACGCGAGGTCGAGCGGGCGACCGAGCACTACGACAAGATGCAGCTCAACGTCGCGGTCGGCTACGGCGGCCGCGAGGAGATCGTCGCGGCGGTGCGCAACCTGCTGCGCGACGAGGCGCACGCCCACCTGCGCCCCGCCGAGCTGGCCGAACGGGTGAGCGCCGACACCATCGGCCAGCACCTCTACACCGCTGGCGTCCCCGACCCCGACTTCATCATCCGCACCTCGGGGGAGGTTCGGCTCTCCGGCTTTCTCTTGTGGCAAGCCGCCTACAGCGAGTACTACTTCTGCGACGCCTTCTGGCCGAGCTTTCGCAAAGTCGACTTTTTGCGGGCGCTACGGAGCTACCAGGCGCGCGAGCGGCGCTTTGGCAAGTGA
- a CDS encoding DNA translocase FtsK, translating into MASKRGMKTELSGNLPRRTPSRSRGAAAGRARPQRPAQVDLEALGLPLLALGVLILGLLVPLLPTGELGAMTRNLAVGRAGVGAYLLPWPLLFFGGALLLQRPIRRWWRLLLGYLIVGAGAWLLVTLLQPPLGGAWGVALHGAAAGAAGVLAYLLALVVILVGADLLLGKAPMTLLRGGVKRGVGGVQRALQRGARLRRRLRERAALNADVALARGRLKELASDLSALERLYPGSAELARWKGEVARARGSLKGADAATLEDTRADLDAWEEAIGGFTAGRVEELRAQLLDEGVLGFEDRHEQLAQALGEGFRGSSQLARALEDTRRTLLLDLTALAERYGRTLRERDLAAQALADRGTTARELVRASEGHHARAQKLAGLEQAQAALACDAERLGAWRGLLERLEALARDLSGDASVAAFDNAVAGRLRKNRAELAEREAHEAALGELEAALEVVGGAPPAESAERGDNSASGDTGASGDTDAAADETWAPPPVRVSAAPPWADEAEAERGTLRDDTGPAWDDVGDEDLEPAASDEEGAADPLPEVGGIPIQLPALELLDAPIHAHEDPAAQQREVRARIAKIDETLANFRLQGRVVASVRGPTVTRFEVEPAPGEKISRFSNLSDDLALAMAVGSVRIEAPIPGKSVIGLEVPNAHRDLIKFREAAEAPPFRRARARLPLILGKSIDGEMLVGDLSRMPHLLIAGSTGSGKSVAVNTLVGSLLYKFLPTELRFLMIDPKMVELTPFDGIPHLLRPVVTNPNDAAGVLLGAVAHMERRYKMMSKLGAKNLDQYNQKARNLDLPELPFIVIIIDELADLMITSPKEVESAIMRLAQMARATGMHLILATQRPSVDILTSLIKVNVPARIAFAVSSGHDSRTILDTMGAERLTGMGDMLFYQPGLAKPVRLQGPFISEDEIFTLASFLRRQIFDDDFVEAYGADFDPPPSDESTASGLVDWNDDKLREAAELVVSEGQASVSRLQRRLSVGHARAGKLMDSLEALGVVGAHVGSKPREVLVELHELPDIFGK; encoded by the coding sequence GTGGCTAGCAAGCGTGGCATGAAGACGGAGCTTTCCGGCAACCTCCCGCGGCGCACCCCGAGCCGTTCGCGAGGCGCCGCCGCGGGGCGGGCGCGCCCGCAGCGCCCCGCCCAAGTCGACCTCGAAGCCCTCGGCCTCCCGCTTTTGGCGCTGGGCGTGCTGATCTTGGGGCTGCTCGTACCGCTTCTGCCGACCGGCGAACTCGGGGCGATGACCCGCAACCTCGCGGTCGGTCGCGCGGGGGTAGGGGCGTACCTGCTGCCGTGGCCACTGCTCTTTTTCGGCGGCGCCCTGCTGCTGCAGCGGCCCATCCGGAGGTGGTGGCGGCTCTTACTCGGTTACCTCATCGTGGGGGCGGGCGCGTGGCTGCTCGTCACGCTCCTCCAGCCGCCCCTGGGGGGGGCGTGGGGGGTGGCGCTCCACGGCGCGGCTGCGGGCGCGGCGGGGGTGCTGGCGTACCTCCTGGCGCTCGTCGTGATCCTTGTGGGCGCCGACTTGCTCCTCGGCAAGGCGCCGATGACGCTCCTACGCGGCGGCGTCAAACGCGGTGTCGGGGGGGTGCAGCGCGCTTTACAGCGCGGCGCGCGCCTGCGGCGCCGGCTGCGCGAGCGGGCCGCGCTCAACGCCGACGTCGCGCTCGCGCGGGGGCGGCTCAAGGAGCTGGCGAGCGACCTCTCGGCGCTCGAGCGCCTCTACCCCGGCAGCGCCGAGTTGGCGCGCTGGAAAGGGGAGGTGGCGCGCGCGCGGGGGAGCCTCAAGGGGGCCGACGCGGCGACCCTGGAGGACACGCGAGCCGACCTCGACGCTTGGGAGGAGGCCATCGGGGGGTTTACGGCGGGGCGCGTCGAGGAGCTGCGCGCGCAGCTCCTCGACGAAGGGGTGCTGGGGTTTGAAGACCGGCACGAACAGCTGGCGCAGGCGTTGGGGGAGGGCTTCCGCGGTTCCTCACAGCTCGCGCGCGCCCTCGAGGACACCCGCCGCACGCTGCTCCTCGACCTCACGGCGCTCGCCGAGCGCTACGGGCGGACGTTGCGCGAACGCGACCTGGCCGCGCAGGCGCTCGCGGACAGGGGCACCACAGCGCGCGAGCTCGTGCGCGCCTCTGAGGGGCACCACGCCCGCGCCCAGAAGCTAGCGGGGCTCGAGCAGGCGCAAGCGGCGCTGGCGTGCGACGCCGAGCGTTTGGGAGCGTGGCGCGGGCTCCTGGAGCGCTTGGAGGCGTTGGCGCGCGACCTGTCGGGCGACGCTTCGGTCGCCGCCTTCGACAACGCCGTGGCCGGGCGTCTGCGCAAAAACCGCGCCGAGCTCGCCGAGCGCGAGGCGCACGAGGCGGCCCTCGGTGAGCTCGAAGCGGCCCTCGAAGTCGTCGGGGGGGCGCCACCCGCCGAGAGCGCCGAGCGGGGCGACAACAGTGCCAGCGGCGACACCGGTGCCAGCGGCGACACCGACGCCGCTGCCGATGAAACGTGGGCGCCGCCCCCCGTCAGGGTCAGCGCCGCGCCGCCGTGGGCGGACGAAGCGGAGGCCGAACGGGGCACCCTCCGCGACGACACCGGCCCCGCCTGGGACGACGTCGGCGACGAAGACCTCGAGCCAGCGGCGAGCGACGAAGAGGGCGCCGCCGACCCCTTGCCCGAGGTCGGCGGTATCCCCATCCAGCTCCCCGCCCTGGAGCTCCTCGACGCCCCCATCCACGCCCACGAGGACCCCGCCGCGCAGCAGCGCGAGGTGCGCGCGCGCATCGCCAAAATCGACGAGACGCTCGCCAACTTCCGCCTTCAGGGGCGCGTGGTGGCGTCTGTCCGCGGCCCCACGGTCACCCGCTTCGAGGTCGAACCGGCCCCCGGCGAGAAGATCAGCCGCTTTTCCAACCTCTCGGACGACCTGGCGCTGGCGATGGCGGTCGGTTCGGTGCGGATCGAGGCGCCGATCCCCGGCAAGAGCGTGATCGGTCTGGAGGTCCCCAACGCCCACCGCGACCTCATCAAGTTCCGCGAGGCCGCCGAGGCGCCCCCGTTTCGCCGCGCGCGCGCGCGCCTGCCCCTCATCCTGGGTAAGAGCATCGACGGCGAGATGCTCGTCGGCGACCTCTCGCGCATGCCGCACCTCTTGATCGCCGGTTCGACGGGCTCCGGCAAGTCGGTCGCGGTGAACACGCTCGTGGGCTCGTTGCTCTACAAGTTTCTGCCGACCGAGCTGCGCTTCTTGATGATCGACCCCAAGATGGTCGAGCTGACGCCCTTCGACGGCATCCCGCACCTCCTGCGCCCCGTGGTCACCAACCCGAACGACGCCGCGGGGGTGCTCTTGGGCGCGGTCGCCCACATGGAGCGCCGCTACAAGATGATGAGCAAGCTGGGCGCCAAGAACCTGGACCAGTACAACCAAAAAGCGCGTAACTTAGACCTGCCCGAGCTGCCCTTTATCGTCATCATCATCGACGAGCTGGCCGACCTGATGATCACCTCCCCCAAAGAGGTCGAGTCGGCGATCATGCGCCTTGCGCAGATGGCCCGCGCGACCGGGATGCACCTCATCCTGGCGACGCAGCGCCCCAGCGTGGACATCCTGACGAGCCTCATCAAGGTCAACGTGCCCGCGCGGATCGCCTTTGCGGTCTCCAGCGGCCACGACTCGAGGACGATCCTCGACACCATGGGTGCGGAGCGCCTGACCGGGATGGGCGACATGCTCTTCTACCAACCCGGCCTAGCCAAACCCGTGCGCCTCCAGGGGCCCTTTATCAGCGAGGACGAGATCTTTACCCTGGCGAGCTTTTTGCGCCGCCAGATCTTCGACGACGACTTTGTCGAGGCTTACGGCGCCGACTTCGACCCGCCCCCCAGCGACGAATCGACCGCGTCGGGGCTGGTCGACTGGAACGACGACAAGCTGCGCGAGGCGGCCGAGTTGGTGGTCAGCGAGGGGCAGGCGAGCGTGTCGCGCTTGCAGCGGCGCCTGTCGGTCGGGCACGCGCGCGCGGGGAAGCTCATGGATTCGCTCGAGGCGCTGGGCGTCGTGGGCGCGCACGTCGGCTCCAAACCGCGCGAGGTCTTGGTCGAGCTGCACGAGCTGCCGGACATCTTCGGGAAGTGA
- the rfbB gene encoding dTDP-glucose 4,6-dehydratase, whose translation MAPEGRYQRVLVTGGLGFIGSSYVRLLLTETALEVVNLDLMTYAAHPETLQELTSDPRYAARYTFVKGDIADPAVVRRALEGCDAVVNFAAETHVDRSIHDAAPFVHTNVEGVRVLLDAVREAARERPVRFVHVSTDEVYGEVLEGLSREDDPFRPRSPYSASKAGGDLLVGAYGVTYGLDTVVTRGSNNYGTHQFPEKIIPLFITNALDDQPLPVYGTGKAIRDYIFVTDHVRGIHAALLRGRRGEAYNLGGQNQTDGLSVARTILDALGKPHTLIQHVQDRPGHDLRYALDITKATRELGWRPTVTFAEGIAQTVRWYQEHPDWWRPLKAAQAAFFTQQYAQRS comes from the coding sequence ATGGCCCCGGAGGGGCGCTACCAACGGGTGCTCGTCACGGGTGGGCTCGGTTTTATCGGCTCGAGCTACGTCCGCTTGCTGCTCACCGAAACGGCGCTCGAGGTCGTCAACTTAGACCTCATGACCTACGCCGCGCACCCCGAGACGCTGCAGGAGCTGACGAGCGACCCGCGCTACGCCGCGCGCTACACCTTCGTCAAGGGCGACATCGCCGACCCCGCGGTGGTGCGGCGCGCGCTGGAGGGGTGCGACGCGGTGGTCAACTTCGCCGCCGAAACCCACGTCGACCGCTCCATTCACGACGCCGCCCCCTTTGTGCACACCAACGTCGAAGGGGTCCGGGTGCTTTTGGACGCGGTGCGCGAGGCCGCCAGGGAGCGCCCCGTGAGGTTCGTCCACGTCTCCACCGACGAGGTCTACGGCGAGGTCTTAGAGGGGCTCTCCCGCGAGGACGACCCCTTTCGGCCGCGCAGCCCCTACAGCGCCTCCAAAGCGGGGGGCGACCTGCTAGTCGGGGCGTACGGCGTCACCTACGGCCTCGACACCGTCGTCACGCGGGGCTCGAACAACTACGGTACGCACCAGTTCCCCGAGAAGATCATCCCGCTCTTTATCACCAACGCGCTCGACGACCAGCCGCTGCCGGTCTACGGGACGGGCAAGGCCATTCGCGACTACATCTTCGTCACCGACCACGTGCGCGGGATTCACGCCGCGCTCCTGCGGGGGCGGCGCGGCGAGGCGTACAACCTCGGCGGGCAGAACCAAACCGACGGTTTAAGCGTCGCGCGCACCATCCTCGACGCGCTCGGCAAACCGCACACGCTCATTCAGCACGTCCAAGACCGCCCCGGCCACGACCTGCGCTACGCGCTCGACATCACCAAAGCGACGCGCGAGCTCGGGTGGCGTCCCACGGTAACCTTCGCCGAAGGGATCGCGCAGACGGTGCGGTGGTACCAAGAGCACCCCGACTGGTGGCGCCCGCTCAAGGCGGCGCAAGCCGCGTTCTTCACGCAGCAGTATGCCCAACGATCCTGA
- a CDS encoding mannose-1-phosphate guanylyltransferase, which translates to MFVAVIMAGGRGQRFWPLSTEDKPKQFLDLEKSGRTLIQSTLDRLVPLTGGVERVFVITGERYQALVHDQLPELPHENIILEPVGRDTAPAVALSALEMRARFGDVVMGLFTADHRVGNVPSFQGAVRRAISVTEQTRGLTTLGVKPTFPATGYGYIQAGAPVGAGFKVNRFVEKPDARTAEAYLQNGGYYWNNGIFVWHTSTILEEFAKHAPNILTPLEAAHAGGMVAEVFPKIEKISIDYAVLEKTDKAYMVVADYDWDDLGDWLAVERHLGKDEANTVVGAHVGLDSQGNVIYCDDENATIVTIGVEDMIIVKRGDTVLVTRKDRAQDIKSVLQRPELAKKG; encoded by the coding sequence GTGTTCGTCGCGGTCATTATGGCAGGGGGGCGCGGGCAGCGCTTCTGGCCTCTTTCAACCGAAGACAAACCCAAGCAGTTTTTGGACCTCGAAAAGAGCGGTCGCACCCTGATTCAGTCCACGCTCGACCGCCTGGTGCCGCTCACGGGCGGCGTCGAGCGGGTGTTCGTCATCACCGGCGAACGCTACCAGGCGCTCGTGCACGACCAGCTGCCCGAGCTGCCCCACGAAAACATCATCCTAGAACCCGTCGGGCGGGACACGGCGCCCGCCGTGGCGCTCTCCGCCCTCGAGATGCGCGCCCGCTTCGGCGACGTCGTCATGGGGCTCTTTACCGCCGACCACCGCGTCGGCAACGTCCCGAGCTTTCAGGGGGCGGTCAGACGGGCGATCTCGGTGACCGAACAGACGCGCGGCCTCACCACCCTGGGCGTCAAACCGACCTTTCCGGCGACCGGTTACGGCTACATCCAGGCGGGGGCACCGGTCGGCGCGGGCTTTAAGGTCAACCGCTTCGTCGAAAAACCCGACGCCCGCACCGCCGAGGCCTATCTGCAAAACGGCGGTTACTACTGGAACAATGGCATCTTCGTCTGGCACACCTCGACCATCTTGGAGGAGTTCGCCAAGCACGCGCCGAATATCCTCACCCCGCTCGAGGCGGCCCACGCGGGCGGCATGGTCGCCGAGGTGTTCCCCAAGATCGAAAAGATCAGCATCGACTACGCCGTGCTCGAGAAGACCGACAAAGCCTACATGGTCGTCGCCGACTACGACTGGGACGACTTAGGCGACTGGCTGGCGGTCGAGCGGCACCTGGGTAAAGACGAAGCCAACACGGTCGTCGGCGCGCACGTCGGGCTTGACAGCCAGGGCAACGTCATCTACTGCGACGACGAAAACGCCACCATCGTCACCATCGGCGTCGAGGACATGATCATCGTCAAACGGGGCGACACGGTCTTGGTCACGCGCAAAGACCGCGCGCAGGACATCAAGAGCGTGCTGCAGCGGCCCGAGTTGGCGAAGAAGGGTTAG
- the rfbA gene encoding glucose-1-phosphate thymidylyltransferase RfbA gives MTRAPHPIKGIVLAGGSGTRLYPATLGVSKQLIPVFDKPMIYYPLSVLMLAQIRDILVISTPRDLPAFRRLLGNGSQWGVRFTYAEQPEPKGLAQALTLGRDFVGASPVCLILGDNIFFGQSFSQQLQRAAQRVQTEGGATIFGYYVRDPERYGVVAFGEDGRVVSLEEKPARPRSPYAVTGLYFYDNAALDIAAGLRPSARGELEITDVNRAYLEAGRLRVELLGRGMAWLDTGTHESLLQACNFVATIEARQGLKVACLEEIAYRQGWIGARELEALAQPLAKTGYGRYLLGLLHGPPGAR, from the coding sequence ATGACGCGCGCTCCACATCCTATCAAGGGCATCGTCCTCGCCGGCGGCTCCGGCACCCGCCTCTACCCCGCGACGTTGGGGGTGAGCAAACAGCTCATCCCCGTTTTTGACAAACCGATGATCTACTACCCGCTCTCGGTGTTGATGCTCGCACAGATCCGCGACATCTTGGTGATCTCGACCCCGCGCGACCTCCCCGCCTTCCGGCGCCTTTTGGGCAACGGCAGCCAGTGGGGGGTGCGCTTTACGTACGCTGAGCAACCCGAACCCAAGGGGCTCGCGCAGGCGCTCACTTTGGGGCGCGACTTCGTCGGCGCGAGCCCCGTGTGCCTCATTCTGGGCGACAACATCTTTTTCGGGCAGTCGTTTTCGCAGCAGCTGCAGCGCGCCGCGCAGCGGGTGCAGACCGAGGGGGGGGCGACGATCTTCGGCTACTACGTGCGCGACCCCGAGCGCTACGGGGTGGTCGCCTTCGGCGAGGACGGGCGGGTTGTGAGCTTGGAGGAGAAGCCTGCGCGGCCGCGCTCACCCTACGCCGTCACCGGGCTCTACTTCTACGACAACGCGGCGCTTGACATCGCCGCTGGCCTTCGTCCCTCCGCGCGCGGCGAGCTCGAGATCACCGACGTCAACCGCGCCTACCTCGAGGCGGGGCGGCTCCGCGTCGAGCTCTTGGGGCGCGGGATGGCGTGGCTCGACACCGGCACCCACGAGTCGCTGCTGCAAGCGTGCAACTTCGTCGCGACCATTGAGGCGCGGCAGGGGCTCAAGGTGGCCTGCTTGGAGGAGATCGCCTACCGCCAGGGGTGGATCGGCGCGCGCGAGCTCGAGGCGCTCGCCCAGCCTCTCGCCAAAACCGGTTACGGCCGCTACCTCTTGGGGCTGCTGCACGGCCCCCCCGGGGCGCGCTAG
- a CDS encoding SDR family oxidoreductase, giving the protein MTRGARILLTGGSGRLGRELQGLLDLVAPPRSELDLTRPDTIAGALRRYRPEVVVHAAAYTDVRGAESDRRRCWETNVGGTRNLVRALLAAGHPRLVHISTDYVFYGDRGHYHEDDPPGPVRNHYALSKLVAEEVARLAPHHLVIRTSFRPREWPYETAFEDVYTSQDYVDVIAPELALVLKYLHDVPYDTLHIATERKSVFELARRRRPDVRPGRKAEAGVELPDDISLDTSRWRELRLMLAAKDAL; this is encoded by the coding sequence ATGACCCGCGGCGCGCGCATCTTGCTGACCGGGGGCAGCGGGCGGCTCGGCCGCGAGCTGCAGGGGCTACTCGATCTCGTCGCGCCGCCGCGCAGCGAGCTCGACCTCACCCGACCCGACACGATCGCCGGGGCGCTGCGGCGCTACCGTCCCGAAGTCGTCGTCCACGCCGCCGCCTACACCGACGTGCGGGGCGCCGAGAGCGACCGACGGCGCTGCTGGGAGACGAACGTGGGCGGCACCCGCAACCTCGTCCGCGCGCTTCTCGCCGCCGGTCACCCCCGCTTGGTGCACATCTCGACCGACTACGTCTTTTATGGCGACCGCGGCCACTACCACGAGGACGACCCCCCCGGCCCCGTGCGCAACCACTACGCGCTCTCCAAACTCGTCGCCGAAGAGGTCGCCCGCCTCGCCCCGCACCACCTCGTTATTCGCACCTCGTTTCGCCCGCGCGAGTGGCCCTACGAGACGGCCTTCGAGGACGTCTACACGAGCCAAGACTACGTCGATGTGATCGCCCCCGAGCTCGCACTCGTGCTTAAATATCTGCACGACGTGCCCTACGACACCCTCCACATCGCCACGGAGCGCAAGAGTGTGTTCGAGCTCGCCCGGCGGCGGCGCCCCGACGTCCGCCCCGGCCGCAAAGCCGAAGCGGGGGTCGAGCTCCCCGACGACATCAGCTTGGACACGAGCCGTTGGCGCGAACTGCGGCTCATGCTCGCGGCAAAGGACGCCCTATGA